Proteins encoded together in one Candidatus Dormiibacterota bacterium window:
- a CDS encoding FAD/NAD(P)-binding protein, translated as MRSPDADTLVVGAGPHGLAACAYLLSERPADAGGLLVIDPQGWLDEWNSRLRRLGVRRLRSSCVHHPDPGPCALLGFARDRGREAEMTGSFSLPSVGLFADFCAAMVDRLGLEEVRVPLRVTGLRSDPHGAAVELEDGSSLHARRVVLATNPAVPRIPAWSRAPLGAAPAGRVRHSDDVDLDVTPLAG; from the coding sequence GTGAGGTCACCGGACGCCGACACCCTGGTGGTCGGCGCTGGCCCCCACGGGCTCGCGGCCTGCGCGTACCTGCTCTCCGAGCGACCGGCTGACGCCGGCGGCCTGCTCGTCATCGATCCGCAGGGGTGGCTGGACGAGTGGAACAGCAGGCTCCGCCGGCTCGGGGTGCGGCGGCTGCGGTCGTCGTGTGTCCACCACCCCGACCCCGGGCCGTGCGCGCTCCTCGGTTTCGCCCGCGACCGCGGGCGCGAGGCGGAGATGACCGGATCCTTCAGCCTCCCCTCCGTCGGTCTCTTCGCGGACTTCTGCGCTGCGATGGTCGACCGCCTCGGGCTCGAGGAGGTGCGCGTCCCGCTGCGGGTGACGGGGCTGCGCTCCGATCCGCACGGCGCCGCGGTCGAGCTCGAGGACGGGTCGTCGCTGCATGCCCGCCGGGTCGTGCTCGCCACCAACCCCGCGGTGCCGCGCATCCCCGCGTGGAGCCGTGCGCCTCTCGGTGCCGCGCCGGCCGGCCGCGTGCGGCACTCCGACGACGTCGACCTCGACGTCACACCGCTCGCGGGCGA
- a CDS encoding WD40 repeat domain-containing protein — protein sequence MAAPAVDTRPGAAAVPLWRTGLSDHVAALAIAPGRGMVAAGSLGGDAVVLDAADGTPVARLAEHPLGVLSLAWSPGGRRLATGGQDGRVSLWDRIDGAFGSIDLPGWVVALAWSPDGALLAAAGGRDVAVVRSDGTIVARYGGHPSTVSSLDWEPGGGRLAVAAYGGVRWYDPRRDLAAPVQEYAWKGSILTVAVSPDGRWLASGNQDSTSKVWAIPTGEDLEMTGYPAKVERLAWDDRGDNLAVASSEIVMVWRCGGPGPEGTRPHLLEAHTDRITDLRFQQSGSLLATVGRDGLLAVWNLAKRRRPHRALAVGEPLSSAGWVAGDSLVVGTAAGEVLRLGIGGGGPAPRR from the coding sequence ATGGCGGCGCCCGCCGTCGACACCCGTCCCGGCGCCGCCGCGGTCCCGCTCTGGCGCACCGGGCTCAGCGACCACGTCGCCGCCCTCGCCATCGCGCCGGGCCGCGGGATGGTGGCGGCCGGGTCGCTCGGCGGCGACGCCGTCGTCCTCGACGCCGCTGACGGCACCCCCGTCGCCCGCCTCGCCGAGCACCCGCTCGGCGTCCTCAGCCTCGCCTGGAGCCCGGGAGGCCGCCGGCTCGCCACCGGCGGCCAGGACGGGCGGGTCAGCCTCTGGGACCGCATCGACGGGGCGTTCGGGTCGATCGACCTCCCCGGCTGGGTCGTCGCCCTCGCCTGGTCGCCGGACGGGGCCCTCCTCGCGGCCGCGGGCGGCCGAGACGTCGCCGTCGTCCGCAGCGACGGCACCATCGTCGCGCGGTACGGTGGCCATCCGAGCACGGTGTCGTCGCTCGACTGGGAGCCCGGCGGCGGGCGTCTCGCCGTCGCCGCGTATGGCGGCGTCCGCTGGTACGACCCCCGTCGCGATCTCGCCGCCCCGGTCCAGGAGTACGCGTGGAAGGGCTCGATCCTCACCGTCGCCGTGTCCCCGGACGGGCGCTGGCTCGCCTCCGGCAACCAGGACTCGACGTCGAAGGTGTGGGCGATCCCCACCGGCGAGGACCTGGAGATGACCGGCTATCCCGCCAAGGTCGAGCGTCTCGCCTGGGACGATCGCGGTGACAACCTCGCGGTGGCGTCGAGTGAGATCGTGATGGTCTGGCGGTGCGGCGGCCCCGGCCCCGAGGGCACCCGTCCGCACCTGCTCGAGGCGCACACCGACCGCATCACCGACCTGCGGTTCCAGCAGAGCGGATCGCTCCTCGCCACGGTGGGGCGCGACGGCCTCCTCGCGGTGTGGAACCTGGCGAAGCGCCGCCGGCCGCACCGCGCGCTGGCCGTCGGCGAGCCGCTCTCGTCCGCCGGGTGGGTCGCCGGCGACTCCCTCGTCGTCGGCACCGCCGCCGGCGAGGTTCTCCGGCTCGGCATCGGCGGCGGCGGGCCCGCTCCGCGGCGGTGA
- a CDS encoding GTP-binding protein: MATAQRPPDRVPVTVLTGFLGSGKTTLLNHILTAQHGRRIAVIENEFGEIGIDDALVVNADEEVFEMNNGCICCTVRGDLIRILGNLMRRRDRFDHILVETTGLADPAPVAQTFFVDDEISTQLRLDAIVTLVDAKHILDHLDEVKPDGVENESVEQVAFADRIVVNKIDLVDAETIRRVEERLRSINAVAQIVRSEHARVDLDRILGVGAFDLAKVLEMDPTFLEQSDHLHDTRVTSVGIELDGDLDSDRLNAWISKLLREKGVDIFRSKGILAIQGNSDRFVFQGVHMLIDSRPAGPWGGERRRSRLVFIGRNLDREELTAGLRSCVAVPVTA; the protein is encoded by the coding sequence ATGGCAACTGCGCAACGCCCGCCCGACCGGGTCCCCGTCACCGTGCTCACCGGCTTCCTCGGATCGGGGAAGACCACGCTGCTGAACCACATCCTCACCGCTCAGCACGGCCGGAGGATCGCGGTCATCGAGAACGAGTTCGGAGAGATCGGGATCGATGACGCCCTCGTCGTCAACGCCGACGAGGAGGTCTTCGAGATGAACAACGGGTGCATCTGCTGCACCGTGCGCGGCGACCTCATTCGCATTCTCGGAAACCTGATGCGCCGCCGCGATCGCTTCGACCACATCCTCGTCGAGACCACCGGCCTCGCCGACCCGGCGCCGGTCGCCCAGACCTTCTTCGTCGACGACGAGATCTCCACCCAGCTCCGCCTCGACGCCATCGTCACCCTCGTCGACGCCAAGCACATCCTCGACCACCTCGACGAGGTCAAGCCGGACGGCGTCGAGAACGAGTCCGTCGAGCAGGTCGCCTTCGCCGACCGCATCGTCGTCAACAAGATCGACCTCGTCGACGCCGAGACCATCCGCAGGGTCGAGGAGCGGTTGCGCTCGATCAACGCGGTCGCGCAGATCGTGCGTTCGGAGCACGCCCGAGTCGACCTCGACCGCATCCTCGGCGTCGGCGCCTTCGATCTCGCCAAGGTGCTCGAGATGGACCCGACCTTCCTCGAGCAGTCCGACCATCTCCACGACACCCGCGTCACCTCCGTGGGCATCGAGCTCGACGGCGACCTCGACTCGGATCGCCTCAACGCCTGGATCTCCAAGCTCCTCCGCGAGAAGGGGGTCGACATCTTCCGCAGCAAGGGCATCCTCGCGATCCAGGGCAACTCCGACCGCTTCGTCTTCCAGGGCGTGCACATGCTCATCGACTCGCGGCCCGCGGGCCCGTGGGGCGGCGAGCGGCGCCGCAGCCGGCTCGTCTTCATCGGCCGCAACCTCGACCGCGAGGAGCTGACCGCCGGCCTGCGCAGCTGCGTCGCCGTGCCGGTCACCGCCTGA
- a CDS encoding phosphate ABC transporter ATP-binding protein — protein sequence MTPETAVALKVETRELDVWFGTTQVLRSIDLRGPAGEVTALMGPSGSGKSTLIRCINRLNDTVPGFRMRGAILVDGHDVTRESVNPATLRRRVGMLFQRPNVFPMSIAENILYGLKLCGRVVHEEGAEIVERTLREVGLWNEVCRRLDQSALQLSGGQQQRLCLARALAVEPDVILMDEPTSALDPRSTTLLEKLIRQLVPERTVLIVTHNVQQARRVSDVAAFLIAGDDGVGELVEQGPAAEIFTAPRDRRTADFIEGVLG from the coding sequence GTGACTCCCGAGACCGCCGTCGCGCTGAAGGTCGAGACCCGCGAGCTCGACGTCTGGTTCGGGACCACCCAGGTGCTCCGGAGCATCGACCTCAGGGGACCGGCCGGTGAGGTGACGGCGCTGATGGGGCCCAGCGGCTCGGGGAAGAGCACGCTCATCCGCTGCATCAACCGGCTCAACGACACGGTGCCAGGGTTCCGCATGCGTGGGGCGATCCTCGTCGACGGCCACGACGTGACCAGGGAATCCGTCAATCCGGCGACGCTCCGGCGCCGGGTGGGGATGCTCTTCCAGCGTCCCAACGTCTTCCCGATGTCGATCGCCGAGAACATCCTCTACGGGCTGAAGCTCTGCGGTCGGGTCGTCCACGAGGAGGGGGCGGAGATCGTCGAGCGCACGCTGCGCGAGGTCGGCCTGTGGAACGAGGTGTGCAGGCGCCTCGACCAGTCGGCCCTCCAGCTCTCGGGAGGCCAGCAGCAGCGTCTCTGCCTGGCGCGAGCGCTCGCCGTCGAGCCCGACGTCATCCTCATGGACGAGCCGACGTCGGCCCTCGATCCCCGGTCGACCACCCTCCTCGAGAAGCTGATCCGGCAGCTCGTCCCCGAGCGCACCGTGCTCATCGTCACCCACAACGTGCAGCAGGCCCGCAGGGTCAGCGACGTCGCCGCCTTCCTCATCGCCGGCGACGACGGCGTCGGCGAGCTGGTCGAGCAGGGCCCGGCGGCGGAGATCTTCACCGCCCCGCGCGACCGCCGCACCGCCGACTTCATCGAGGGCGTGCTCGGCTGA
- a CDS encoding alpha/beta hydrolase-fold protein, which produces MQVPAPETETGAPGAHRAARARARLDRVAHHRLTQAALALAAVLLLWLLLGGGLSGWAVGLGMDEQRGTLVAALIAVLAGSGVATLLGARPGPARAGCLLGLVAVEVVPFLAGAARSGPTGGLATRTVAFGWVAQPLGMLLLGAVAATAGAAIGALLRADALVVWARLRRSRRAWPPLVAGITLAALVAAPAATTALQDGSLTALYSYSAPGSHLGSGHPGPGVVAAATGRQFPAGRIDPISVGGRSVRVYLPPSYALQPGTSFPVVYFLHGYPSTELQWLSGAQLPGVLDQLIATRVVPPLLAVLPDGNGRVSADAEWADTARGDRIEDWLINSVVPGVDARYRTLGAGHRGVAGLSAGGFGALNIATRHPRLFSWAASYSGYFAARPGFFAGPAAAANSPLLTVTHVAAQERMPVYVGVGTGDGRYLDTNEGFVAELRRLGWEPVSFDVVPGGHGWAAWRLELVHSLEWLGTLWPPPADRPPAESAVE; this is translated from the coding sequence GTGCAGGTTCCGGCGCCCGAGACCGAGACCGGCGCCCCCGGCGCGCACCGGGCGGCGCGGGCGCGGGCACGGCTGGACCGGGTCGCCCACCACCGCCTGACCCAGGCGGCGCTGGCCCTCGCCGCGGTGCTGCTGCTGTGGCTGCTCCTCGGTGGCGGGCTGAGCGGCTGGGCGGTGGGGCTGGGAATGGACGAGCAGCGGGGCACCCTCGTCGCCGCCCTGATCGCCGTGCTCGCCGGATCCGGGGTGGCCACCCTCCTCGGCGCCCGGCCCGGGCCGGCCCGGGCCGGCTGCCTGCTCGGCCTGGTCGCGGTCGAGGTGGTGCCGTTCCTCGCCGGCGCCGCCCGCTCCGGTCCCACCGGCGGCCTGGCGACGAGGACGGTCGCGTTCGGCTGGGTGGCCCAGCCGCTCGGGATGCTGCTGCTCGGCGCGGTCGCCGCCACCGCCGGGGCCGCGATCGGGGCGCTGCTGCGCGCCGACGCGCTCGTCGTGTGGGCTCGGCTGCGCCGCAGCAGGCGGGCCTGGCCGCCCCTGGTCGCGGGCATCACCCTGGCCGCGCTGGTGGCCGCGCCCGCCGCCACCACCGCGCTCCAGGACGGCTCGCTCACCGCCCTCTACAGCTACTCCGCCCCGGGGTCGCACCTGGGGAGCGGCCACCCCGGCCCGGGGGTGGTGGCGGCGGCGACCGGACGGCAGTTCCCCGCCGGGCGCATCGACCCGATCTCGGTGGGCGGCCGCAGCGTGCGGGTGTACCTGCCCCCCTCCTACGCGCTCCAGCCCGGCACCTCGTTCCCGGTGGTCTACTTCCTCCACGGCTATCCCTCCACCGAGCTGCAGTGGCTGAGCGGTGCCCAGCTCCCCGGGGTGCTCGACCAGCTGATCGCCACCCGGGTGGTGCCGCCGCTGCTGGCGGTGCTCCCCGACGGCAACGGCAGGGTCAGCGCCGACGCGGAGTGGGCCGACACCGCCCGCGGCGACCGCATCGAGGACTGGCTGATCAACTCCGTGGTGCCCGGGGTGGACGCCCGCTACCGCACCCTGGGCGCCGGCCACCGGGGCGTCGCCGGGCTCAGCGCCGGCGGCTTCGGCGCCCTGAACATCGCCACCCGCCATCCCCGCCTCTTCAGCTGGGCGGCGAGCTACTCCGGCTACTTCGCGGCGCGCCCGGGGTTCTTCGCGGGCCCCGCCGCGGCGGCGAACAGCCCGCTGCTGACCGTGACCCACGTCGCCGCCCAGGAGCGCATGCCCGTCTACGTCGGCGTCGGCACCGGCGACGGCCGCTACCTGGACACCAACGAGGGCTTCGTCGCCGAGCTCCGCCGGCTCGGCTGGGAGCCGGTCTCCTTCGACGTGGTGCCCGGCGGCCACGGCTGGGCCGCCTGGCGCCTCGAGCTGGTGCACAGCCTGGAGTGGCTCGGCACCCTGTGGCCCCCGCCGGCCGACCGCCCGCCCGCGGAGTCGGCCGTCGAGTGA